CTTGGCCGCGCACCTGCTCTGGCGACATGTAGCCCGCCGTGCCCAGCACCACGCCCGGCGTGGTGACGCTCACGCCACCCGTCGTAACTCCGTCCCCCACCGCGGCCGCTTTCGCCCATTCGGGTGCCCCACCCAACCCGGCTTTGGTTGGGTGGGCTCGCAGCTTGGCTAAGCCGAAGTCCAGTATCTTCACCCGTCCGGTCTTGGTGATGAAGACGTTCTCTGGCTTCAGGTCACGATGTACCGCGCCCTGGTCGTGTGCCGCCGCCAGGCCCTCGGCGATCTGCGACGCGTACTCCACCGCGCGTCGCTGGCCCATCGTGCCTTCCTGCATCTCTTCGCGCAGCGTCTCTCCATTCAGCAGTTCGCACACCATGTACGGCGCGCCCTGGTGCTCGCCAGTGTCGTATACCGCCAAAATGTTGGGGTGATTCAGCGCCGCCACCGTCCGCGCCTCCTGCTCGAAGCGTCGCAGCCGGTCGGCATCGCGCGCAAATGATTCCGGCAGGACCTTAATGGCTACCTCCCTCCCTAGCCGGGTGTCGCGCGCTCGGTACACCTCACCCATCCCGCCGGCGCCCACGGCGGCTTGGACCTCGTAGGGCCCGACCTTGGTCCCTGGCTGTAAGGTCATGATTTCCTAGGGTGGATCGCCATTCTCAACAGGTGGGCGCATTATATGTCTGGCGCGGGTTTTCGGAAATGAGCACTTCTTCTCTCGACCCGGCGCCGAAATCAAGACTAAAAAAATCATCGCGGTGATAGAATTTTATACTTCGACAGCCGCGCCCGAATTCCGTAGGCTGGGTCTTGGAGGCACTGATGAGCACCACCCGCAGCAACGCCAATCTAAACGCAAATCTGGAGGAAAAAATCCGCTTCCGCGCTTACGAGCTTTACCTGCATCGCGGTGCCGATCATGGCCGCGCCCTGGACGACTGGCTCCAGGCCGAAGCCGAACTGCTTCGCAGCAAGCTGGGCGCTACTCCGATCGAAAGCGCGCCCGCCAAGCGTGTCCGCAGCAGCAGCAAGCGAAACGGCAAATAAAGGTCAACCCGCAACTCTCTACATACTCTTCAGCAGCCTTAGCCAGCGCTGCCAGGCTTCGTCGTGCGCCTTCTTGTCGGCATCGCGGCCGTTGGGGTCTTCGCCGCCGCGCATGAAGCCGTGTCCGGCGCCCTCGTATACCACCGGCTCGTACTTCTTGCCCGCAGCTTTCATCTTCTGCTCGGTGTCGGGAATGGTCGAGTTGATGCGCGCGTCGTTGCCGCCGTAGAAGCCGTACACCGGCGCGCTGATGTTTTCCATCCCACTGGACGGCGGCGGCCCGTAAAACACGAACGCCGCCGCCAGGTCTTTGCGGTTGGTGGCGAAGCGGAATGACTGCCCGCCGCCCCAGCAAAATCCCGCCACCGCCAGCTTCCCATTCGACGCCGGCAGCTTCTTGCCATAGTCGGCGGCGGCGTTCAGATCCGCGGTCACCTGGTCCGGCGGCAGCTTTCCAATCGCCTCGCGCGCGGCGTCGACGCTGGCGAATGCGTCGCTGCGCCCGCCGTTCGGCCCCATGCCGGAGAGTAGGTCGGGCGCGATCGCGATATAGCCGTTCGCCGCCAGTTGGTCGGCAACCCCGCGCACCCAATCGGTGAGGCCGAAGATCTCGTGGATCACCACCACCACCGGCGCTTTCGACTTCACTTCCGGATAGACGACGAACGCCTGCAGGTTGCGCTCGCCGTGCTTGATGCTAACCCACTCGCCGTGACGCGGGCTCTTTTCCAGCTTGGCCTTGGCCCAGTCCTGCGCCGACGAGCACACGGCCACTAACATCGTGAGGCATGCGACAACCATTGCGTTTCTCATGGCAGCACAGATGCTCCCTTCGGCCAAAGATTGCGCCGCTACTCCTTCTTGCTCGGATCGTCGCTCGGGTTGACGTAGTTGAACTGCAGCGGCGACGCGCCATGAATCTGCACCACCGTCTCGCCCTTGGTCTTGACGTGGCGATGCACGGCCATCCTCCGAGTGCGCCGGAGAATACGTGACTCCCGCGGAATACGTCAAGGTGGCGCCCCCGGAACCCTTCAACGTGCAGCTAAACCCCATGCACAGCGAGGCCCGAGAGTGGGTGGATTACCGCGAAGATAAGTGGGATCGGCGTTCGCTGGAGTAAGCGAGGCTAATCGGCTGCGACTCCCTCGGTTCCGCTCGGGACCGGTTCAGTCGAACCTTGATACACAACTAATGACCCGCCGCCTCGCGCGACACCTGGATCACTGACCGCATGGCACTGTCGTGGACCGCGTCGCGTAGTGGTGCCAGTTCCGGGGAGCTGGCCAAGCGCAGCGTCAAATCCAAATCCTTGATTACCTGGGTTCTGTTGCGGGAGACGGGGGCGGCCGCCCGCGCGCCCGGGCCTGTCGCCAGCACCGCGTCACGAAGTCGCGCCGATGTTTCTGCGTCGAAGCTCTCGGTCACAAAGACCATGTTGCCGGGCCACTGCTCGACGATGACAGGGCCTTCTTCGGTCGCGATCTCCACCGATGAGATCGGACCGCCAGCCTTGCCATCCGCCTTCCCATCGGCTGCAGCCGCCGCGTTTCGATAACGCTTAGCCACCGCCGCCGCATAGAATTTCGCAAAGCGCTCCGCCGCTTCCGGCGACTGCCAGCGCGACACGTACAGCAGCGCGACATCGTTGGTGGTGGCCGGCTGCCCCTGCGGCGAGCGCGCCACCGTCACGTACGAGCCTCCACGCCATGCCTTCGATAGTTCTCCCGCCAACCACTTGCTCCCGTACTGGTGGATAAACACCCGAACATCAAGCTCGCCGATGATGCCCGTGTCCTGCACTCGCACCGACTCGCCCAGCACCGGGTGCAGATCGGGAATGCGCACGGGAGCGATCTTCTCGTGCGCGATATAGGTGCGCGGCTGCAGGATCTCGTGCGTTAGCCGCGGCGGATGCTGCAGTGCTGTGGTGAACGCCAGCGCCCGGCTCCCTTGTTGCAGCAGCGCGATCTCGAACATCAGCCCTTCGCGATAGGGAAAAGCCATGCCCTGCCGGATCACCAACGGCGCGCGATACAGCACCGGGCCCTCGCTACCGTAGGACATGCGCTCCTGGAGGTACTCGTGCAAACCCGGCGAGTGTTCCAGGTCATGCCCCGAGGGTGCCAGCAGGAAGTCGAGCATGACCACCATCGCCTGGCCTTCGGTGACGCCGCGGCCGGCGGTGGAACTCTCGCCCGCATCGGTATCGCTGTTCACCACGGACTTGGCAGCATCGGCGACAGCCGCCTTGCGCTGCTTGTGCCATTTCTGCAGGTCATAGTTTTGGTCCTGCAGCGCGTGGGTCAACTCGTGCGCCAGCACACTCTTCTGTTCCTCGAGCGGGACCCAGTCGAGCAGCGAAATCATCTTCGTCTTCGGGTCGTAGAAGCCCGCCACCGATTCGCCCAGCAACTCGGCGGCGAATGCTTCCATGTCGAAATCGCGGGGCAGCACCCCGAATTTCTTCATGGCCAGCAGTCCGCGCTGCCGCTCCCGCTTTTCTTCCTCGCTCATGCTCTGCTCGCGCACCATGCGCTCGACTTCGCTCTGCCCGACCAGTTGTCGCTTGACGCTGGCCTTCTGCGCCAGCCCCGAATCCTTGCTGGCGAAGCCGGTGATGTCATCCACCGCCTTGAAGATCTGCTGCGCTTCCTCCGGCGTGACCTTGACCTTGACGCGCTTCTTCTCGCGCAAGTTTCGGGCATAGTCGCCCAGGGAAGGCTGGGGCGCGGCCGCCGGACGTTTCGGCGTGGGCGTCTCTTGTGCCTCTGCCGGCAGTGCCATGAAAACGCTAGCGCTCAAGAAGAGCAAAACCGCACAACGACGCGCGATTCCTGCCATGGCTGTCCTTATGAAAAATGTCGATGATCCTTGCTGGATCGTATCCGCGCCGGCCCGCCCCCTCAAGTTACCTTGGGGATGGGACGCCCAGTCATGCGGCGCGCTGCAATCGACGACGACTGTTCTTACTGACGACTGGAGCCTCTTCCCGGTAGACTTACCGGTGTGAAAAAAGCCAAGCCCGGTGATCTCGTCCCCAAGACCGTCGACGAATACCTCGCGCGCGTCCCCGAACCCGCCCGCAGCACATTGAAAATGATTCGGGCGACGATTCGCTCCGCTGTGCCGGTGGAAGCCACCGAGGCCATCAGCTATCGCATTCCGGCGCTCAAGTACAAGGGCATGCTGGTCTGATACGCCGCATTCGAGAAGCATTGCAGTTTGTTCCCGGGTTCGTCCGTGATCGTAGCGTTCAAGAATGAACTCGAGGGCTACTCCGTATCTAAAGGAACCATTCGCTTCCCGGTGGATAAGCCTCTGCCGGCCGGGCTGGTGAAGAAGCTGGTGAAGGCGCGCCTCGCGGAAAACGAAGGCAAAAAACAACGCTGAGCGGGCGGTTCGAGTAGGGAAGTGGACCTGCCCCACCCTCCACCCAAAATCCGCGATGCGGTGTATTCTGTTTTCAACTCGCCTCGAGGCGTTCCCGACGAGGTTACGTGCTCCCTTCCTCGCCTGATTCCCGGTACCAGCACCTCAACACGCCGGTTCGCAGTGCCTTCCTCATCCGCCTGACCATCGTTCTCGCTGCCTATTTTCTGGCCGGCAGGATTGGCCTCGCCGTTCCATTCACCAGCGCCAACGTCTCCCCAGTTTGGCCGCCGGCAGGCATCGCTCTTGCCGCTATGCTCGTATGGGGCTACCCAATGTGGCCCGCGGTTCTGCTGGGTGCGTTTCTGGTGAATTTCTTCAGTCCGATCCCCCCCACCGCCTCTTTCGGCATTGCCCTGGGAAATACCTCCAGCGCAGTTGTGGCGGCCTGGCTTCTGCGGCGGATCCCCGGATTCCGGCCGGCTCTGTCTCGTCTTCAGGATGTTCTTGCGCTCGTTCTTCTCGGGGCCTTGAGCACCACCGTTGCGGCGACCGTCGGTGTCACCACGCTCAATGTCGCCGGAGTGAAGCCCTGGTCGGGCTTTGCCTCGGCCTGGCTGATCTGGTGGTTGGGCGATGCCATGGGCGTCGTCGTCATCGCTCCCCTGATCCTGAGTTTTTCTCGACTCGCGCGCCTGCACGGTGAACGCCGCCTCGAGTTTGCCGGTTTGGCCAGCGCCGCCTTTGGCGTTTCTTTCCTGGTGTTCGACCATCGCCTCGGCTTGGGCGTCGCCGACAACGTGCTGGCCTTCGTGGTTTTTCCTTTTGTGATCTGGGCCGCCATCCGATTCGGAATCGCCGGCTCTGCCGTGGTCAGTGCGCTGGTCGCCGGCGTCGCCATCTGGGCCACCGCTGCCGGCTTAGGACCATTTGTCCAGCCGAACCCGATCCGCGGCGCCACCCTGCTCCAGGTATATCTTGGCGTCATCTCGGTCAGCGGATTGGCCCTCGCCGCTGTCTCGGCCGAGCGTGAAGCCGTCGCAGGCGCCCTGCAGACGGTGCAGGAACTGGCCCGGTGGCGCGAGCAGGCCGAGAAGGCTCTCCGCAGCAGCGAACAACGCCTCAGCGGGATCGTCAATTCCGCCATGGATGCCATCATTACGGTGGACCGATTGCAGCGCGTCGTCCTCTTTAACGCCGCTGCCGAGCGCATCTTCCGCTGCCCGGCCAGCGACGCCATCGGCCGCGATCTCGATCATTTCATTCCTGCTCGTTTCCGCGACGCCCATCGTCATCACATTCAGTCGTTCGGCGAGACCGGCGTCACCACCCGCTCCATGTCCTCTCCCGGAGTGCTGTACGGTGTGCGCTCCGACGGCGAGGA
This genomic stretch from Terriglobia bacterium harbors:
- a CDS encoding MASE1 domain-containing protein, whose translation is MLPSSPDSRYQHLNTPVRSAFLIRLTIVLAAYFLAGRIGLAVPFTSANVSPVWPPAGIALAAMLVWGYPMWPAVLLGAFLVNFFSPIPPTASFGIALGNTSSAVVAAWLLRRIPGFRPALSRLQDVLALVLLGALSTTVAATVGVTTLNVAGVKPWSGFASAWLIWWLGDAMGVVVIAPLILSFSRLARLHGERRLEFAGLASAAFGVSFLVFDHRLGLGVADNVLAFVVFPFVIWAAIRFGIAGSAVVSALVAGVAIWATAAGLGPFVQPNPIRGATLLQVYLGVISVSGLALAAVSAEREAVAGALQTVQELARWREQAEKALRSSEQRLSGIVNSAMDAIITVDRLQRVVLFNAAAERIFRCPASDAIGRDLDHFIPARFRDAHRHHIQSFGETGVTTRSMSSPGVLYGVRSDGEEFPIEATISQVESEGEKLYTVILRDVTLRRRAEEALVKSEKLASAGRLAATIAHEINNPLAAVTNLLYLARCEQNLPDVAREHLQLADTELRRVAHITKQTLGFYRDESAPVRFDPAELLDDVLALLETRVKAQNLAVEKRYRAHLQVLGSQGEIRQVFSNVISNAIEAVQPGGRLHIKVSSSRDWRSPASCDWRSPASPGVRISFADTGHGIAPENLERIFEPFFTTKKDAGTGLGLWVCRQIVDKHGGSIRLRSRTTPLRSGTVFSVYLPVAEVFENRKQAANHS
- a CDS encoding DUF2934 domain-containing protein: MSTTRSNANLNANLEEKIRFRAYELYLHRGADHGRALDDWLQAEAELLRSKLGATPIESAPAKRVRSSSKRNGK
- a CDS encoding dienelactone hydrolase family protein, with the translated sequence MRNAMVVACLTMLVAVCSSAQDWAKAKLEKSPRHGEWVSIKHGERNLQAFVVYPEVKSKAPVVVVIHEIFGLTDWVRGVADQLAANGYIAIAPDLLSGMGPNGGRSDAFASVDAAREAIGKLPPDQVTADLNAAADYGKKLPASNGKLAVAGFCWGGGQSFRFATNRKDLAAAFVFYGPPPSSGMENISAPVYGFYGGNDARINSTIPDTEQKMKAAGKKYEPVVYEGAGHGFMRGGEDPNGRDADKKAHDEAWQRWLRLLKSM